A genomic window from Paucibacter sp. KCTC 42545 includes:
- a CDS encoding TonB-dependent receptor, producing the protein MTSMPSRARASFAPRQVTLACAQLCLTLCLSPLSPFAMQQAQACDDCPEHAPAPASAATAPAAAAASGASADGAAAPTHKLGLVLVSGSATSSLPSNIPTTLESITGVEIARSINATDAEDALKYLPSLLVRKRYIGDYNHAVLSTRASGTGNSARSLVYADGIPLSNLLGNGATFTPRWGMVTPEEIERVDVLYGPFSAAYSGNSAGAVVDYQTRSPKALEAHVSLGLFSQPFELYSSKATYQGRQASASIGSKTGPLSWWINVNHLDSDGQPLTFITKPLSTTAAGASATVVTGAVPGLDKSNVPWLIIGAGTQYNTVQDHAKLKLRLELTPELSANAMLGWWGNETTGSSTSYLRDSSGAPFYATAANSGTLKPSTVSIDGKAYILASNDFGQNRDSLRHQMQGLSLKSNGRGVFDFELSASRYHYDKDQSRSPLTARPGADSGGAGRIADLAGTGWNTLAAKAVLRPSGSAHVIDLGAQQENYHWQQNTSNANDWREGAPSSLFTAFSGRARLSSVYAQDAWSISPQLKTVLGLRLEDWQAADGMKTAANGTVVNFARRNEQYASPKAAIGYELNSDWALRLSTGRAVRMPTVGELYQGGVNANGVYVPADPSTNANLKPEQGWTTELSATWVKDNQQLRSTLFHEDTRDALYAQLSVDPSNASKTVSSVQNIDSVRTRGFELAYLATDLGVQGLDLQASLTYADSTILANSGFVSVPGDTIGKQQPRVPKWRSSALLSYQLTPALAASYGLRYASSQFGTLNNSDPNGFAYQGFSSYFTTDLRVQWKVAKQWTLAGGIDNLNNALYWNFHPYPQRTYHAELKFDL; encoded by the coding sequence ATGACTTCCATGCCATCCCGCGCGCGCGCCAGTTTTGCGCCGCGCCAGGTCACGCTGGCCTGCGCCCAGCTGTGCCTGACGCTTTGCCTTTCCCCTCTTTCTCCCTTCGCCATGCAGCAAGCCCAGGCTTGCGATGACTGCCCCGAGCACGCGCCCGCCCCTGCGAGCGCAGCTACTGCGCCAGCCGCAGCTGCAGCCTCCGGCGCCAGCGCTGACGGCGCCGCTGCACCCACCCACAAGCTGGGCCTGGTGCTGGTCAGCGGCAGCGCCACCAGCAGCCTGCCCAGCAATATCCCCACCACGCTGGAGAGCATCACCGGTGTGGAAATCGCCCGCAGCATCAACGCCACCGATGCCGAAGATGCACTGAAGTACCTGCCCAGCCTTTTGGTGCGCAAGCGCTATATCGGCGACTACAACCACGCCGTGCTGTCCACCCGCGCCTCCGGCACGGGCAATAGCGCGCGCTCGCTGGTCTATGCCGACGGCATCCCGCTGAGCAATCTGCTGGGCAATGGCGCCACCTTCACCCCGCGCTGGGGCATGGTGACGCCCGAGGAGATTGAGCGCGTTGATGTGCTTTACGGCCCCTTCTCCGCCGCCTACTCGGGCAACTCCGCTGGCGCGGTGGTGGACTATCAAACCCGTAGCCCCAAGGCCTTGGAGGCCCATGTCAGCCTCGGCCTGTTCAGCCAGCCCTTCGAGCTTTACAGCAGCAAGGCGACCTACCAGGGCCGCCAAGCCAGCGCCTCGATCGGCAGCAAGACTGGGCCGCTGAGCTGGTGGATCAACGTCAACCACCTGGACAGCGATGGCCAGCCGCTGACCTTTATCACCAAGCCCCTGTCGACCACCGCCGCCGGCGCGAGCGCCACCGTGGTGACAGGCGCCGTGCCCGGCTTGGATAAGAGCAATGTGCCCTGGCTGATCATCGGCGCAGGCACGCAGTACAACACCGTGCAAGACCATGCCAAGCTCAAATTGAGGCTCGAACTCACGCCGGAGCTGAGCGCCAACGCCATGCTGGGCTGGTGGGGCAATGAGACCACCGGCAGCAGCACCAGCTATCTGCGCGACAGCAGCGGCGCCCCCTTCTACGCGACGGCAGCCAATAGCGGCACGCTCAAGCCCAGCACGGTCAGCATCGACGGCAAGGCCTACATCCTGGCCAGCAATGACTTCGGCCAGAACCGCGACAGCCTGCGCCACCAGATGCAAGGCCTGAGCCTTAAAAGCAATGGCCGTGGCGTGTTCGACTTCGAGCTCAGCGCCAGCCGCTACCACTACGACAAGGACCAGTCGCGCTCGCCCCTGACGGCGCGGCCCGGCGCTGACAGTGGTGGCGCCGGCCGCATTGCCGATCTGGCCGGCACCGGCTGGAACACCCTGGCCGCCAAGGCTGTGCTGCGGCCCAGCGGCAGCGCGCATGTGATCGACCTCGGCGCACAGCAAGAGAACTATCACTGGCAGCAGAACACCAGCAACGCGAACGACTGGCGCGAAGGCGCGCCCAGCAGCTTGTTCACCGCCTTCAGCGGGCGCGCGCGCCTGAGCAGCGTTTACGCCCAAGACGCCTGGAGCATCAGCCCGCAGCTGAAAACCGTGCTGGGCTTGCGCCTGGAAGACTGGCAGGCGGCCGACGGCATGAAGACGGCCGCCAACGGCACGGTGGTCAACTTCGCGCGCCGCAATGAGCAATACGCCTCGCCCAAGGCCGCCATCGGCTATGAGCTGAACAGCGACTGGGCGCTGCGCCTGTCCACCGGCCGTGCCGTGCGCATGCCCACGGTGGGCGAGCTGTATCAGGGCGGCGTCAATGCCAACGGGGTTTATGTGCCTGCCGACCCCAGCACCAACGCTAACCTCAAGCCCGAGCAGGGCTGGACCACCGAGCTGAGCGCCACCTGGGTGAAAGACAACCAGCAACTGCGCAGCACCTTGTTCCATGAGGACACGCGCGACGCCTTGTACGCCCAGCTCAGCGTCGACCCCAGCAATGCCAGCAAGACCGTCAGCAGCGTGCAGAACATCGACAGTGTTCGCACACGCGGCTTCGAGCTGGCTTATCTGGCCACCGACCTCGGCGTCCAAGGCCTGGATCTGCAAGCCAGCCTGACCTATGCCGACTCCACCATCCTGGCCAATAGCGGCTTCGTCAGTGTGCCCGGCGACACCATCGGCAAGCAGCAGCCGCGCGTGCCCAAATGGCGCTCCAGCGCCTTGCTGAGCTACCAGCTCACGCCCGCGCTGGCCGCCAGTTATGGCCTGCGTTACGCCAGCAGCCAGTTCGGCACGCTCAATAACAGCGACCCCAATGGCTTTGCCTACCAAGGCTTCAGCAGCTACTTCACCACCGATCTGCGCGTGCAATGGAAAGTGGCCAAGCAATGGACCCTGGCCGGCGGCATCGACAACCTCAACAACGCCCTGTACTGGAACTTCCACCCCTACCCCCAGCGCACTTATCACGCTGAGCTGAAGTTCGATCTGTGA
- a CDS encoding DUF2946 domain-containing protein translates to MLLLTHLPHRFGRWLVLVTVLLATLAPTLSQALALARGEVIVWSTLCRNSAVSPRAAELSLAEQSRPEPRELGKHGLFQHCPFCTLQTQDLAPPPLAPMLTLPPSGLSFEMPERFYSAPSSAHAWAPAQSRAPPLNH, encoded by the coding sequence GTGCTGCTCCTCACCCACCTTCCCCACCGCTTCGGCCGCTGGCTCGTCCTTGTGACTGTGCTGCTGGCCACGCTCGCGCCGACGCTGTCACAAGCGCTGGCTCTGGCGCGTGGCGAGGTGATTGTGTGGAGCACGCTGTGCCGCAACTCGGCCGTGTCGCCTCGCGCGGCCGAGCTGAGCCTGGCCGAACAAAGCCGGCCCGAGCCGCGTGAACTCGGCAAGCATGGCCTGTTCCAGCATTGCCCGTTCTGCACCCTGCAGACGCAAGACCTGGCCCCGCCACCCTTGGCCCCGATGCTCACCCTGCCGCCCAGCGGACTGAGCTTTGAGATGCCCGAGCGCTTTTACAGCGCCCCCAGCAGCGCCCATGCCTGGGCACCCGCGCAGTCACGCGCCCCGCCTCTGAATCACTGA
- a CDS encoding copper chaperone PCu(A)C, translating into MSTFITRPLSAALLGLGLTLLSAASVQAQQVEVKDAWVRATVAQQKATGAFFKLSAKADSRLVEVRSPLANVVEVHEMAMEGTTMKMRAVPALDLPAGKTVELKPGSYHVMLMDLKAPVAAGDSVPLTLVIEGADKKRETIEIKAEARQMGAKAAAKPAPMEDAHKGHQH; encoded by the coding sequence ATGTCTACATTCATCACACGGCCACTGAGCGCCGCCTTGCTTGGACTGGGCCTCACTTTGCTGAGCGCAGCATCGGTGCAAGCGCAGCAGGTCGAAGTCAAAGACGCCTGGGTGCGTGCCACCGTGGCGCAGCAAAAAGCCACCGGCGCCTTTTTCAAGCTCAGCGCCAAGGCCGATAGCCGCTTGGTCGAGGTGCGCTCGCCGCTTGCCAATGTGGTGGAAGTGCATGAGATGGCCATGGAAGGCACGACCATGAAGATGCGCGCCGTGCCCGCGCTGGACTTGCCTGCCGGCAAGACGGTGGAACTCAAGCCCGGCAGCTATCACGTCATGCTGATGGACTTGAAAGCCCCGGTGGCCGCCGGCGATAGCGTGCCGCTGACCTTGGTGATCGAGGGCGCAGACAAGAAGCGCGAAACCATCGAGATCAAGGCCGAGGCACGCCAGATGGGCGCCAAGGCCGCCGCCAAGCCGGCACCGATGGAAGACGCCCACAAAGGCCATCAGCACTGA